aaaaaaaaaaaaaatcccaaaaaaaggggGCACCACCGTTCGTTTAGGGAGCAATTTAGTAATTGACCAGCACATCCTatttaattctgaaaaaattgcaaaaaaaaaaattctaagcctATTGTAATAGTGTCAATTCGATCtcgaatctttttttttttcaatttattcctaaacatttttcatttgtgtcaatttagcccatccgaccaattttgatccgaaatcgTTGACTTGGCGCGATCGGCGCTGATGTGACACGGCCGATGTAGCGTGACGAAgatgacgtgaataatttttaataatatcgcaatattttgttgcttttttatatttttttttttcatttctttacttttatttttaaacttagGGCCAGCGAGGGCGTCACATGTTTAGAggaaagagtaaagaaaagaaaaggaaaatgttgtAAAAggattataattgaattggcaaaaagcgAAAAATgttgtaaaatgtttagaactgaattaacataattgtaatatgtttaggactttcttgGTAATTTCCCCATTTAACTGTCGCATTATGTCATTTGCACTATCTTCTACTCATTTCATATACACATTGAATGGTGATCCAATCATTTATAAATTTCCGATGTATCCTCAaaaatctaaacttttttttttcccaatcgcCTATTCTCGTGCACTATGTCAAGTTTGCCGTGTTCCGTTAATTTAGTGGATGGAAATTGACAAATTTCATCATCCAAACTCAAATTGGTTAAAGTGTCTTGACTTGATTTTCAatgtcaaattttcaaattcgagTCACAGACTATGGGATCcgaatcaaaaatcaaaatataaggagatgattcttttctttgaattaataattttaaatggAGCTGAGATTTTTTGACTGgccatttattttgatttttgatttttttttttttttgccaccgAGCATTGAGAGCAATAAAAATCGCAAATGATTGAGGCTACGAGGTTCAAGCTGAGAACCGACATGTATCACACAGCACTCGCAACTCGCGGGGCCCACGGGGTCCTTCCCGATGGAGTCGAAGTGATTTCCAGTTGCGAACGAACACGAACCATCTGATCCAAATCTAGCGGCAGAGAACACGCGAGTCCACTTAATGTCATCTGGAATGCATCCATCGGACTCgcactctctctcgctcgctcgctcgcctCGTTCCCCGTCGAGCTCTGCAAATCGGCCGGTGCTGGACCAGAAAccctagaaagaaaaaaaaaaaatttccaagggAAAGCGTGAATCCAAACGTAATTTTCAGGTACTTTGCGATTGCGTACTCAATACTCGCTCGCGCTTTCTTCGTTCACGTACCGTAGTTAGTGCTTGATCACTTGTGGATCCCGAGGGGACATCATGGCTTGGTTTGGATGAAGCCTTGAGCTTTAGTTGGCTGTCTCGGTGGCCTCGCGGTTCTCCGAGCTGAGAAAGCGTCGTGCATCCGCGTACTTTGTTGCTTGTTTAGTATGTCCTGGTCACTAGTATACTGAATGTGGGACTTCCGAGCGTGTTTTGAATCGGAACCATTTGACTAAGGACATGTGTGCTTAGACCGTGAGGCAGTGCCTTTTGTTTGTTGGCCGTATTGGAGTTTGCTTATTGTGATTCCGTGGATCATAGTGGGATCATGGTTCTGTCCTGCCGGCTTTTTTTTGGGCTGGCTTAATTAGCTGAAAGCACCTGTCTCTTGGAAGCTTTTATTGGAGGCTTTATCCTTTGTTGGTCGATCGAAGTACGACTTGAAATTTTACTGTTGATTTCTCATGATAACTTGaactctctttcatttttcacgaTATGCGGTGATCATTGACATATATTCAATTGAGAAGGTTCATTCCAGGCCAGTCGTGGGATTTTCTTAATCGTGGGTGGATAAAGCTGCTAGATCTCATTTTTCTGATCATATACAGCTGATTAATTGGTACTAGCCTTGTAATTCTTCCATGTAACATCCTCTTTTAGGTTCTATGATGGACGAAATTGATAGTGACAATGATAACTTCTTCTGAAGGTTGTATACAATATATTTTGGCAAGCTATGGTTTGGTTGCCACTTAAAACTTTAGCGAACATTAtctgttcttttccttctgTTTTATAGCATAACAAGATCTTAGGCGATGTGCAATTGGGAATTGCCTTCTGATTTCTTGGCAATTAGACTGTTGGTTTTGGATATGCTACTTTGTGATGTAGCATTCCTTTATTTGCGCAGATTGTACAAGCTCCTGGATACCATGCAGGACACTGCTATAAAGTTTGGCTGCTAATCAATGGATCGGTTACCTTGGGAATATATGTGAATTTCAATGGAGGTTGGCATGATTGAAGTGCAAGATGGTGTGGGGCATGCTGCAGGGGTAGACGAGGCTGAtgttgaaacaaatgaagctgaTCATAGTAATGTCGAAAACTCAACAGTTCATGATGAGAATGGGTTGGGCGAGCCCCACGTGGGTATGGAATTCGACTCTGAAGATGCTGCCAAGACCTTTTATGATGAATATGCTAGACGAGAAGGATTTAGCTCCAAGGTTGGTCCATCCAGCCAGTCTAAGCTTGGAGGAGTAGTTGTTGCGCGGGAGTTTGTATGTGCCAGAGATGGCTTGAAAAGAAAATCTGTGGATAGTTGCAGTGCTATGATTAGAATCGAGTTGAAAGGTCAATTCAAATGGGTCTTGACAAAATTTGTAAAGGAGCATAACCATGCTATGGTTAGTCCTAGTAAAGTGCACCATCTTCGACCTCGCCGGCATTTTGCTGGTGCAACAAAAAACATGGCTGATAATTTCCGAGGGACAACAGTAGTTCCTAGTGGTGTTATGTATGTGTCCATGGATGGTAATCGTGAGGTTAATCATGGATCTACAAGTTCGCCAAGTGTCGAATTAAATCGTCCCGTTAAGAATGCTGGGACTGTTAATCATGTTGTCAAACCATCTAGTCAAAAGAGAACCTTAGGGAGGGATGCTCAGAACCTGTTGGACTATTTTAAGAAGATGCAGGCTGAAAATCCGGGTTTCTTCTATGCAATTCAACTTGACGAAGAGAATCACATGGGCAATGTTTTCTGGGCTGATGCAAGGTCAAGGTCCGCTTACAGTCATTTTGGAGATGTAGTTTCACTGGACACGATGTATCGAGTATATCAGTATAGAGTGCCATTTGCTCCGTTCACAGGCGTGAATCATCATGACCAGACCATCTTATTTGGTTGTGCACTGCTGCTAGATGATTCCGAGGCTTCTTTTATATGGCTTTTCAAGACTTTTCTTACTGCAATGGGTGATCGTCCTCCAGTCTCCATAATCACCAACCAAGACAGGGTTATACAGACTGCAGTTTCTAAAGTCTTTCCTGGAGCCCGCCACTGTATTAGTAAGTGGCACGTTTTAAGAGAAGGCGAGGAGAGGTTGGCTCACGTGTGTCATGCACATCCAAATTTCCAGTTGGAACTGTATAATTGTATCAACATGACCGAAACCATCGATGAATTTGAATCTTCATGGAACTCAATTCTTGACAAATATGACCTTAGGAGAAATGACTGGCTTCAGTCAATATATAATGCTCGTGCACAGTGGGTTCCGGTGTACTTCCGTGATTCCTTTTTCGGTGCTATTTCTCCAAATCAAGGAATTGATAGTGCCTTCTTTGATGGTTATGTTAATCAACAGACGACATTACCCATGTTCTTCCGGCAGTATGAAAGAGCTTTTGAGAACTGGCTTGAAAAGGAAATAGAGGCAGATTTCGATACTATATGCACCTCACCAGTACTAAGAACACCATCACCCATGGAGAAACAGGCTGCAAATCTGTACACAAGGAAAGTGTTTGCTAAATTTCAAGAAGAGTTGGTCGAAACCTTTGTTTATACTGCAAATAGAATAGAGGGCGACGGGATAACGAGCACTTTTAGAGTCGCAAAGTTTGAAGATGACAGCAAGGCATATATTGTCACATTGAACCATTCTGAAATGAGGGCAAATTGCAGTTGCCAAATGTTTCAGTACTCAGGCATTCTGTGTAGGCATGTTTTGACTGTCTTCACGGTGTCAAATGTTCTTACATTGCCATCCCATTACATTATGAAACGGTGGACCCGGAATGCCAAGACTTGTCTAGATGATCGCGTTAGTGAACTTCAGGGACACGAATCTTTAACCGTAAAGTATAATAACTTATGTCGGGAAGCCTTGAAATATGCAGAAGAAGGTGCAATAGCTTCAGAGACGTATAATGCAGCAATGAATGCCCTTAAAGAAGGCGGGAGAAAAATTTCTGCGGTGAAGAAGAATGTTGCTAGAGTTCCTCCCCCAGCCTCTCAGATTGGTGGAGGTGGTTATGATGACCGTAAGAGCTCATCATCCTCAGACATGACCCCTTTGCTTTGGCCAAGGCAAGATGAGGTGACGAGAAGGTTTAACCTTAACGATGCTAGTGCTCCAACTCAGAATGTTTCTGATTTGAATCTACCTCGCATGGGCCCCTTGTCTCTTCATCGGGATGACGTTCATGCGGAAAACATGGTGAGACAAAAAACTATGTCGTTTTATTGATTTGTTTTCTCTATGATAATAGAACCAACTACTGAGTCCTTGATCTCGGTTTTCTTTTGCCTGCCTTATCTTGATAGGCGGTTCTTCCTTGTCTCAAGTCAATGACTTGGGTGATGGAGAACAAGAATTCAACGCCAGAGAATAGGGTGGCCATCATAAACTTAAAGGTATGCACTTAATTTAGCTTAAAACTCTAAAATCCAGGGGAAAATATTGTTTTATCAGTCAAAATGTATGGATATTATTACCCCACAGTAAACTTTCAAtgattggcacatatattttGTTATCGCTGTATTACGTATGattatatttgatttatttgtcttgtttgttactttgttttctttcaGATGTTATCTTACTTAAGTATTTTCTCTTAAGCAATGCAGTTGCAAGATTACAGCAGAAGTCCAACAGCAGAAGCTGAGGTTAAGTTTCAGCTTTCAAGAGTAACACTAGAGCCCATGTTGAGATCAATGGCATACATAAGTGAGCAGCTCTCAACGCCGGATAACAGGGTTGCTGTGATCAATTTGAAggtatttaattttttcctcctGCATCGAACGATTTAGTCAATAGATCTTCCAATTTAGCTGTTAAAATGATTGAAGAATACTTTGTTCCTTCAGGGTGGTCTTATCATTGAAATCCATacgaaaaattttgagaatttccaaATAGAAAATGTAGAAAACATGTGACTGAGGCGTGCAAACACTGTTCTCAAGGATAGATTTCAGCCTTCACAAATTCGGACTGTGTTGCGGCTATACTGTAGGATACAACAGGCCACCTACATAACGTGCACTTCTCTATTTACATACAACAAATCTCTCTCTTTAAGCACTTgagcttattttttaaactaaATATGCTTGTGTGACTTCTGAAGAGAACTATATAGCGAAAACGCACCCATGTATACTACAGGCCTTCATGACCAAAATGTTGCTTCTTATGGTTCAAGATGCCGCCAATGACCATGTTGATTGCATTTGGTGCTAGCTGGCTTCTCAAGCTAACATCCTTCTCGGATTTGGCCACCTCTCGTGTACAAATTCTCAGCTTGCTTGCACTTTACCACCACCTCAAATTTGCTTCTTATGATGCAAATTTTTTGACTTTGTTCATGGTTCATTTGCTTGATTTCCACTGCCAAGAAATGTACCACCAAAAAATTTcagttaaaagaaataaatgagccTTTTGAAATAGCTATCTCCATACAACAATCCTCCAGGATTTATGAATAGAGAGAAATGAAGTTTGCTAGTCTCACACTGGAGCGTTATGCTTCGAATCTAGTTTCTTTTGGACTGTGAACCAGATAGGAAAAATAAGACATAACCTATTGAACCAATGGAGAACTTATAGCTTCTATGAACCAATGATTCATTTTGTCAGTTAGAGTTATCGATAATCATATTATACCTCCACAAATTCTGCTTTTCAATGTGGATTTGTGTTAATTGGCCGCGTGTGCACTCAGTAATCATGAGTGCTCTAGGATTCAGCCATGAATCTCATGGGAGCAGCCTCACTTCACACTCATGCGAGTGACTTCATCAAGTGCACTCTGTAAATAAATACACCACCCATAAGGGAGATGAAATACATTACCCTAGTATGCAGTTTAGCGCCAATAACATGTCATTGGTGCTACAGTGTCAACAAGTGACTTATTATGATGAACCTACTTCATGGGATCTCCAGTCACATAGCCATCATTGCTGATGTCATAAATTCACATAAGTCCCATTATTGAGGTCAAGGAACCAACTACTGGTAACTTGGTGGAGAATATTCTCATCGTTGATAAAATAGTCTTCAAATGTGGAGTGGAACTAAGCAATCTGGTACTTATCTGAGGGGAACAGAGAATTGCAGaagtttcattttcttctgttgTCACATCTTATTGAGACTGTACTGTTTATATCTACGGTTATTATCTGTGTATGACGACCTTGTTTATGTCAATCACACTTAGATCTATTGCTCAACGGGTCGATCAATTGCTTAACAAActtgtttttgttgtttttagcTCCAAGATACAGAGACAACATCAGGAGAGTCGGAGGTTAAATTTCAAGTGTCTCGCGATACATTGGGTGCCATGTTAAGATCTATGGCTTATATACGCGAGCAACTGTCAAATGATGtaagcttttcaatttcttttttggaaggATCACTGTTTGAATTACCAAAATTGCAGGACCACAAACTTCTTAACGCAGTTGATCCTCATGTTTAAAGTAGATACGACGCTACAATTATTCCTTAAGCATATCATCACGCTGTTGCTTTTTGCAAGCAAATGAATATGGATATTGAAACATTTATCCGAGACGATTTCAGTGAATGTGCAGCCAGATATCTCATCATATATGTATGTGTTATTGATCCCTTCTCAATATGGATTGTGATAGGTCGAGCCCCAGTCTGACACCCCGGTGAAAAAGCAGCGGAAGTGAATAGTTGAAgttgtgaattttcttttacttagCTAGGCATCTCACTGTTGTGATTCAGCAGTGGCAAAGTTTGTTCATCCAGCGCTCAGTCACTCCCATCAAGTTGGGTATGGCCTTCTCTCTTCTAGTTCGGTTTCGATTGAAACCTTgtaaattttgcatttttgtaaatgtagctagttttcttcttctttttttatttttattttgttttgttttgtttttccctaTACCAAAGCTTTGAAGAGTGCACAATTTGGGCATTCCTCAGGGACCCTGTAACGTATATGATCCGAGGGTTGGAGTTAGTTGTTTGCATGTTGGGGTTGTCACATATTTCCCAATTTAATTTGGAGTGGGCAGAATTTAGTGCTGGGCAATGAGACTGCAATGGCTTTTTTCTTGTTATCCCAATCTTCATGCCAGGGAGAGAGCTCAGACTGCATAGAATAGAGTGGAACCTGTCATGCTAAGTTCTGATGCACAAAGGATTCACTTTTCCCATCTCCCTTTTTGTCCATGGTAAGAATCTTTTCTCTGTTGTTCTTGAGGCTGTTCCTGTGGTTTCAAGTTGATTATCAGGGTTTAGGTTCTTGCAAATGGCACCCCGTTCTCCTCCATGATCACAACATGCAAAACGATGATTACTGAAATCTCATGAAGCGTGAATTTCTGAAATGCCATCTCTTATTGGGCAATACAAAATCAAGGAGCCATGAAGAAACAagtcctatttttatttttatttttgggggtTGTTGTGTGGGTGTGTGGTTGTGGTGTTGggggttttttttggggggagggggggtgtcAAGaacaagtcctaaaatttatgaCTCAAAATATCACAAGCTGGATTGAAATGtgtttcaaaatgatcactacAGTCGCATGGAGGTCATAGAAGAGGAATGAGATAAATTGGTGTATAGCTAACTAGATAACAAAAAGTTTTCAGAGGATGTTACCATAGGATAAAATATCTTACTAAAGAGATTCGACTCGACTCAGGATTATGTTATGTCCAAGGTCCAATAttgaaataatttcaaaagtttttcATAACTTTGTctgtgtcaaaaaaaaaatggaaatgtctcGACTCTTTTGAACGTGTTTGAGTCAAATAGGAAGAGGAACGATGCAAAGCACTTCGATGAATAATTGGTGTCATTTGGTggttatcatttttattttactcaATTAAATTCACTAATTTTTAGGAGTTGTTGGATTTGATCCTTTTAAGTTTTATTTTGTACAATCaagtctttcaattttctcaatttgtgAAATCAAATCCTTCGATCGACCACTCTaactaaattgtcaaatcaaataaTGATGTGGCAGTGTTTATGTCTGGAAAAATGACACTTGATACTAACTAGGCGCCAAATGAGCAAAACACAGAcgggaaaaataggaaataaaagatCTTAATTTCACATTATTGGTCATGGGGAGTGAACAAATTTCTTCATTGTGCATATCAGGAAAATTAGACGATTCGATTGCACAAAATGAAGCTTAGAGAACCAAATTGCCCAAATCCAAAAAGTTACAGGacttaattgtaaaaatttttaaaaaaattcaaataaggactccaaatgttctcattttttcaaataaaggcctaaattGGTCATTGTATCAAACAAAGGGCTTGGAGTGCCCTCATTGTCTCAAACAaagagcttgaagtggccatgacTGTTTCAAAGAAGAGTCTCACCTCGCCGGCTCGCTAAAAATTCCGATCGATCGGggatatttttgtcaaaatacacttttaacttaatttttagttaaattaaattaaaaattaaaaaactaaaaaaaaaagaaaaacacgagGCAAGAGTGGTCGTCGACCCGGCCAAAGCCTTGACCCCACCACCGGTGGGGTGGTGGCCACAagccctcccgcttgtgttttcatccttttttttaagtttttttttaaaactaaaaaaataaaaaaaataaaaaaaatttaataaaggACTAAAATGCCCTATTACCGGTGACTCAGGCCCTTTTCTGA
The genomic region above belongs to Rhodamnia argentea isolate NSW1041297 chromosome 6, ASM2092103v1, whole genome shotgun sequence and contains:
- the LOC115734507 gene encoding protein FAR1-RELATED SEQUENCE 3-like isoform X1 encodes the protein MEVGMIEVQDGVGHAAGVDEADVETNEADHSNVENSTVHDENGLGEPHVGMEFDSEDAAKTFYDEYARREGFSSKVGPSSQSKLGGVVVAREFVCARDGLKRKSVDSCSAMIRIELKGQFKWVLTKFVKEHNHAMVSPSKVHHLRPRRHFAGATKNMADNFRGTTVVPSGVMYVSMDGNREVNHGSTSSPSVELNRPVKNAGTVNHVVKPSSQKRTLGRDAQNLLDYFKKMQAENPGFFYAIQLDEENHMGNVFWADARSRSAYSHFGDVVSLDTMYRVYQYRVPFAPFTGVNHHDQTILFGCALLLDDSEASFIWLFKTFLTAMGDRPPVSIITNQDRVIQTAVSKVFPGARHCISKWHVLREGEERLAHVCHAHPNFQLELYNCINMTETIDEFESSWNSILDKYDLRRNDWLQSIYNARAQWVPVYFRDSFFGAISPNQGIDSAFFDGYVNQQTTLPMFFRQYERAFENWLEKEIEADFDTICTSPVLRTPSPMEKQAANLYTRKVFAKFQEELVETFVYTANRIEGDGITSTFRVAKFEDDSKAYIVTLNHSEMRANCSCQMFQYSGILCRHVLTVFTVSNVLTLPSHYIMKRWTRNAKTCLDDRVSELQGHESLTVKYNNLCREALKYAEEGAIASETYNAAMNALKEGGRKISAVKKNVARVPPPASQIGGGGYDDRKSSSSSDMTPLLWPRQDEVTRRFNLNDASAPTQNVSDLNLPRMGPLSLHRDDVHAENMAVLPCLKSMTWVMENKNSTPENRVAIINLKLQDYSRSPTAEAEVKFQLSRVTLEPMLRSMAYISEQLSTPDNRVAVINLKLQDTETTSGESEVKFQVSRDTLGAMLRSMAYIREQLSNDVEPQSDTPVKKQRK
- the LOC115734507 gene encoding protein FAR1-RELATED SEQUENCE 3-like isoform X2, whose protein sequence is MEVGMIEVQDGVGHAAGVDEADVETNEADHSNVENSTVHDENGLGEPHVGMEFDSEDAAKTFYDEYARREGFSSKVGPSSQSKLGGVVVAREFVCARDGLKRKSVDSCSAMIRIELKGQFKWVLTKFVKEHNHAMVSPSKVHHLRPRRHFAGATKNMADNFRGTTVVPSGVMYVSMDGNREVNHGSTSSPSVELNRPVKNAGTVNHVVKPSSQKRTLGRDAQNLLDYFKKMQAENPGFFYAIQLDEENHMGNVFWADARSRSAYSHFGDVVSLDTMYRVYQYRVPFAPFTGVNHHDQTILFGCALLLDDSEASFIWLFKTFLTAMGDRPPVSIITNQDRVIQTAVSKVFPGARHCISKWHVLREGEERLAHVCHAHPNFQLELYNCINMTETIDEFESSWNSILDKYDLRRNDWLQSIYNARAQWVPVYFRDSFFGAISPNQGIDSAFFDGYVNQQTTLPMFFRQYERAFENWLEKEIEADFDTICTSPVLRTPSPMEKQAANLYTRKVFAKFQEELVETFVYTANRIEGDGITSTFRVAKFEDDSKAYIVTLNHSEMRANCSCQMFQYSGILCRHVLTVFTVSNVLTLPSHYIMKRWTRNAKTCLDDRVSELQGHESLTVKYNNLCREALKYAEEGAIASETYNAAMNALKEGGRKISAVKKNVARVPPPASQIGGGGYDDRKSSSSSDMTPLLWPRQDEVTRRFNLNDASAPTQNVSDLNLPRMGPLSLHRDDVHAENMAVLPCLKSMTWVMENKNSTPENRVAIINLKLQDYSRSPTAEAEVKFQLSRVTLEPMLRSMAYISEQLSTPDNRVAVINLKAFMTKMLLLMVQDAANDHVDCIWC